A genomic stretch from Primulina huaijiensis isolate GDHJ02 chromosome 14, ASM1229523v2, whole genome shotgun sequence includes:
- the LOC140956535 gene encoding uncharacterized protein — protein MEDSPSAIAPLILRNLLTSIFILADKPLIHLVQKSRLLRILNRFLVSAFLFFLGLLPSLFPSLRPSAESHDHPLNPKKDDISSARGGGGFRYGGRSGVERALTQLLLIMNDIPVSSRKYEVVRSLAEKLIDENLSEKNQEALKEVNCAVLAAAFGRTLSQLESAVAEQGRRSGNDSGGGEVTNEGRGNDYFLYTKASRLFRGVRYCGQVAWSYAKPRDELSRSKSSAEKLAAEILWLAQKMAASGCADESVRKWAASSNLAWLALTTEPRLQGSLVKVAAFLIKQAKELGSTEEEQQQQEEPHNDATAEQQKTRQIKMKMLISWLPLLCAANNGTDAPIVNMSERAELEKIMEDIIWTLDDDHEEQERVLSVWLHHFSYCSASDWPNLRSCYTQWFGASRARLLQAPPAGQHLGSN, from the exons ATGGAGGATTCACCGTCCGCCATAGCTCCCTTAATCCTCAGAAATTTGCTAACTTCGATATTCATCCTTGCCGACAAACCCCTTATCCATCTGGTACAAAAATCCCGACTTCTTCGAATCCTAAACCGTTTTCTGGTCTCAGCTTTCCTCTTCTTTCTCGGCCTTTTGCCTTCCCTCTTCCCTTCTTTGAGACCCTCTGCGGAATCCCATGATCACCCTTTGAATCCCAAAAAAGATGATATCTCTTCTGCTCGTGGCGGTGGCGGCTTCCGGTACGGCGGAAGGTCTGGTGTTGAGCGGGCACTTACGCAGTTACTCTTGATAATGAATGACATCCCGGTGAGTTCAAGAAAATACGAAGTTGTTAGATCCTTAGCAGAGAAGCTTATTGATGAGAATTTGTCGGAGAAGAATCAAGAAGCTCTGAAGGAGGTGAACTGCGCTGTGCTCGCGGCGGCGTTTGGGAGGACGCTGAGCCAGCTTGAATCCGCTGTGGCGGAGCAGGGGAGGAGGAGCGGGAACGACAGCGGCGGAGGGGAGGTGACGAATGAGGGCCGTGGGAATGATTATTTTTTGTATACCAAGGCGAGTCGTTTGTTTAGAGGGGTGAGGTACTGCGGGCAGGTGGCGTGGAGCTATGCGAAGCCGAGGGATGAGCTGAGCCGGTCAAAGAGCTCGGCGGAGAAGCTGGCGGCGGAGATTCTGTGGTTGGCGCAGAAGATGGCGGCTTCGGGTTGTGCTGATGAATCCGTTCGTAAGTGGGCTGCGTCCTCGAACCTGGCTTGGCTTGCTCTCACGACTGAGCCGCGACTTCAAGGCTCCCTAGTAAAAGTCGctg CATTCTTAATCAAGCAAGCAAAGGAATTGGGCAGTACCGAAGAAGAACAGCAGCAACAAGAAGAGCCCCACAATGATGCAACAGCAGAGCAACAAAAAACAAGGCAAATCAAGATGAAGATGTTGATTTCATGGCTGCCGCTTCTTTGCGCCGCCAACAATGGCACGGATGCGCCAATCGTGAACATGAGCGAAAGGGCGGAGCTGGAGAAGATAATGGAAGATATAATCTGGACACTGGATGACGATCATGAAGAGCAAGAAAGGGTGCTTTCTGTTTGGCTCCACCACTTCTCTTATTGCTCAGCCTCGGATTGGCCCAATCTCCGATCGTGCTACACTCAGTGGTTTGGTGCTTCTCGCGCCAGGCTCTTGCAAGCGCCACCGGCAGGCCAGCACCTAGGGTCGAACTAG
- the LOC140957044 gene encoding protein HIGH CHLOROPHYLL FLUORESCENCE PHENOTYPE 173, chloroplastic-like: MSTAASAALTSSIFGNNHPCNHRLNWRDLHSSPPAVKVCQKSFVTRAASSVDKQKKTPPQKRKSKRKEVQEEGKLPQESGEIKEILPAAGTATSSVSSIKTKIEEVSPIGLGRRSRQIFDEVWRKFSGLGQISRTTRADDDEAALLLREGGPMCEFAIPGAQNTTVLVVGATSRVGRIVVRKLMLRGYTVKALVRNDDKEVVEMLPTAVEVVKGDVGEPSTLKTAVQGCNKVIYCATARSSITGDLNRVDNLGVYNITKALQDYNNQLAQLRAGKSSKSKLLISKFKSEDALDGWEVRQGTYFQDVIAAKYDGGMDAKFEFTEQGAAVFSGYVFTRGGYVELSKKLSLPLGSTLDRYEGLVFSVGGNGRSYVIILEAGPLADMSQSKLYFARISTKAGFCRVRVPFSSFRPVNPEDPMLDPFLVHTLTIRFEPRRQKSVDGPAGGNQDLRSFQLILEYIKALPTGQETDFILVSCTGSGIEPTRREQVLKAKKAGEDSLRRSGLGYTIIRPGPLMEEPGGQRALIFDQGNRISQGISCADVADICVKALHDSTARNKSFDVCYEYVAEPGKELYELVAHLPDKANNYLTPALSVLEKNT; encoded by the exons ATGAGTACAGCTGCTTCTGCGGCTTTGACATCTTCAATTTTCGGCAATAATCATCCATGCAACCATAGATTGAATTGGAGAGACCTGCATTCGAGCCCGCCGGCGGTGAAAGTATGCCAGAAATCGTTTGTAACACGGGCCGCCTCTTCAGTTGACAAGCAGAAGAAGACCCCCCCGCAGAAGAGGAAGAGCAAGCGGAAAGAGGTGCAAGAAGAGGGAAAGTTGCCGCAAGAAAGTGGAGAGATTAAGGAAATTTTGCCTGCTGCTGGTACTGCTACATCTTCGGTTTCGTCTATCAAAACTAAGATTGAGGAAGTGAGTCCGATAGGTCTGGGGCGGCGGTCGAGGCAAATATTCGACGAGGTGTGGCGGAAATTTTCTGGGCTGGGGCAGATTTCGAGGACCACTCGGGCTGATGATGATGAGGCGGCGCTTTTGCTGAGGGAGGGTGGACCCATGTGCGAATTCGCTATTCCTGGTGCGCAGAACACCACCGTGCTTGTTGTCGGCGCCACCAGCCGCGTCGGCCGCATTGTGGTTCGTAAACTTATGCTCAGGGGTTACACTGTCAAG GCTTTAGTTAGGAACGATGATAAAGAAGTAGTGGAAATGCTTCCAACTGCTGTGGAGGTAGTGAAAGGGGATGTTGGCGAGCCTTCAACTCTCAAGACCGCTGTCCAGGGATGTAACAAGGTTATTTATTGTGCTACGGCGCGATCCTCTATCACCGGGGATCTAAATAGGGTCGATAATCTTGGAGTTTACAATATTACCAAAGCACTCCAG GACTACAACAATCAACTTGCACAACTACGGGCTGGAAAAAGCAGCAAAAGCAAGCTTTTAATTTCGAAATTCAAGTCTGAGGATGCATTGGATGGCTGGGAAGTTCGTCAAGGCACTTATTTTCAGGATGTTATTGCGGCCAAATATGATGGAGGAATGGATGCTAAATTCGAGTTCACTGAACAGGGAGCTGCTGTTTTCTCTG gaTACGTTTTCACAAGAGGAGGCTATGTCGAACTGTCTAAGAAACTTTCGCTTCCTTTGGGAAGTACTCTTGACAG GTACGAGGGTCTAGTATTCTCGGTTGGTGGGAATGGAAGATCATATGTCATAATTCTTGAAGCTGGCCCTCTGGCTGACATGTCACAAAGCAAATTGTACTTTGCCAGAATTAGCACAAAAGCTGGCTTTTGCAGA GTAAGAGTGCCATTTTCATCTTTCAGACCGGTGAATCCAGAAGATCCAATGCTGGATCCATTCCTTGTGCATACTTTGACCATTCGTTTTGAGCCAAGACGGCAG AAATCCGTTGATGGACCTGCTGGGGGGAATCAAGACTTGAGAAGTTTCCAGTTGATTCTTGAATACATAAAAGCTTTGCCC ACTGGACAAGAAACAGATTTTATCTTAGTTTCATGTACAGGATCAGGAATTGAGCCCACCAGAAGAGAGCAGGTTCTGAAAGCAAAGAAG GCCGGTGAAGATTCACTCAGAAGATCTGGACTTGGGTACACAATTATTCGTCCTGGTCCCTTGATG GAAGAACCCGGTGGGCAGCGGGCTCTGATTTTTGATCAAGGGAATCGTATATCACAG GGAATAAGCTGTGCGGACGTTGCTGATATCTGTGTAAAAGCGTTGCATGACTCAACAGCAAGAAACAAGAGCTTTGAT GTTTGTTATGAGTATGTAGCTGAGCCTGGGAAGGAGCTTTATGAACTG GTTGCTCATTTACCAGACAAAGCAAATAACTACCTAACACCAGCTCTCTCTGTTCTTGAGAAGAACACCTAA
- the LOC140957387 gene encoding 7-deoxyloganetin glucosyltransferase-like, which yields MKPHAVVIPYPAQGHIAPVLKLAKLLHHRGFFITFVNTEFNHNRLVRARGPESVAGLEDFQFRTIPDGLPHSDKDATQDIPQLCDSLRRNGLPPFLELVKNLDESPDCPKVSCIVSDGVMSFTLDAAEQLGIPEVVFFTTSACGFMGYCYYGELVERGMFPLKDESYLTNGYLETKLDWVPGMKDIRLRDFPSFIRSTDPNEIMVHYNILQTKNASRAKAVIINTYDELEKEVLLAIGQKFDRVCTIGPLQLLERAVERPEVKSIGSSLWKVDDECIKWLDQRAPNSVLYVNFGSITVLSPAQLLEFAWGLANSDQQFLWIIRPDLVSGDKAILPEEYSKEVKDRAMMVGWCSQEQVLAHPSVGGFLTHSGWNSTIECISEGIPMICWPFFAEQQTNCRYACTEWEIGLEIEGDVEREKVVNLVKVLMEGEKGKEMRKKALEWKDKAQLAAKPGGSSYHNFEVLVNQILLNN from the exons ATGAAGCCTCACGCCGTAGTTATACCATATCCAGCACAAGGCCACATCGCCCCTGTCCTAAAACTAGCCAAACTGCTGCACCACAGGGGCTTCTTCATCACCTTTGTCAACACCGAATTCAACCACAACCGTCTCGTTCGAGCTCGAGGGCCCGAATCCGTCGCGGGTCTCGAAGATTTCCAGTTCAGAACGATCCCCGATGGGCTCCCACATTCCGACAAGGACGCGACACAAGACATACCGCAGCTCTGTGATTCACTTAGGAGAAATGGTTTGCCCCCGTTCTTGGAACTCGTCAAGAATCTCGACGAGTCGCCTGATTGCCCGAAGGTGAGCTGCATAGTGTCCGATGGGGTGATGAGCTTCACTCTCGATGCTGCGGAGCAGCTCGGGATTCCTGAGGTTGTGTTCTTTACTACTAGCGCTTGTGGCTTCATGGGGTACTGTTACTATGGTGAACTCGTGGAAAGAGGAATGTTTCCTCTTAAAG ATGAAAGTTACTTGACTAATGGATATCTTGAAACCAAGCTAGATTGGGTGCCGGGGATGAAGGATATCAGACTGAGAGACTTTCCTAGCTTCATTCGATCTACTGATCCCAATGAAATTATGGTTCATTACAATATTTTGCAGACCAAAAACGCCTCCCGGGCCAAGGCAGTGATAATCAACACCTACGACGAATTGGAGAAGGAAGTGCTGCTCGCCATCGGGCAGAAATTTGATCGTGTCTGCACCATAGGTCCACTCCAATTGCTGGAACGGGCCGTCGAAAGGCCGGAGGTGAAGTCCATCGGCTCGAGTTTGTGGAAAGTAGACGACGAGTGTATCAAATGGCTCGACCAGAGAGCACCGAATTCCGTGCTGTACGTGAATTTCGGCAGCATAACGGTCTTGTCCCCTGCACAACTGCTGGAGTTCGCGTGGGGGCTTGCGAATAGTGATCAGCAGTTTCTATGGATCATTAGGCCGGATTTGGTTAGTGGGGATAAGGCCATTCTCCCCGAGGAGTACTCGAAAGAGGTTAAAGACCGTGCCATGATGGTGGGGTGGTGTTCCCAAGAACAAGTGTTGGCTCACCCTTCGGTGGGCGGATTCTTGACGCATTCGGGATGGAACTCGACCATCGAATGCATATCGGAAGGCATACCGATGATCTGTTGGCCGTTTTTCGCGGAGCAGCAGACGAATTGCCGATACGCGTGCACAGAATGGGAGATCGGATTGGAGATCGAGGGGGATGTCGAGAGGGAGAAGGTGGTGAATTTGGTGAAAGTCTTGATGGAAGGGGAGAAAGGGAAGGAGATGAGGAAAAAGGCTTTGGAGTGGAAGGATAAAGCGCAGTTGGCTGCTAAGCCTGGTGGCTCTTCTTACCATAATTTCGAGGTTTTGGTCAATCAGATTCTTCTCAACAATTAG